From the genome of Anopheles merus strain MAF chromosome X, AmerM5.1, whole genome shotgun sequence, one region includes:
- the LOC121589034 gene encoding uncharacterized protein LOC121589034, producing MSSLWIVWIIVQEYGYALTTASKLQPTAEEGCDRASVNRTIAHDDPHEPRLPLAAKPQYIDYKLHYGLRYNPPPLQAPVRNVSQERERKKLLLSAGQLGAHVEPLAPPLLTVFHIISFVNGPCVSRRQPDDGIAWAGVCYNEQECIILHGMPMDSCAGGFGVCCVFRFGCDGRTEQNVSYFHSPHYPAAATDSLSCGFTLLLQRTVRQVLLEFVFFELQPPQLGNCVEDQFIVSVQNDQRPHYPVLCGINTGQHMYLDIDRAYSHSLYLSTVFNSKQPRAFLVKITQLTTIRAPAGCLQFHEGVSGVLKSFNYDNGSVLVTNRKASYFNNLNYAICIRRHKMFCNVVITNTDAANGRENTFQLVNIAKDGSSLVPPDQAGIEVFSCPDDFIAIDFVRLCGERLNDGSLVTDASINQPVTYGSAGPIVIAVRTDQATVGRGFNLAYMQLVCTVQTHSRDHQVVDLLP from the exons ATGTCCTCCTTGTGGATCGTGTGGATCATCGTGCAGGAGTACGGGTACGCGCTGACCACCGCAAGTAAGCTGCAGCCGACAGCTGAGGAGGGTTGCGATCGGGCCAGTGTGAATCGAACGATCGCGCACGACGACCCACATGAACCGCGATTGCCGCTCGCAGCCAAGCCGCAGTACATTGACTACAAGCTACACTATGGTTTGCGGTACAATCCACCACCACTCCAAGCCCCAGTCAGAAACGTCAGTCAGGAGCGGGAACGCAAAAAGCTGCTGCTGTCAGCAGGCCAATTGGGCGCGCACGTCGAACCCCTTGCGCCGCCGCTGCTGACCGTGTTTCACATCATCTCATTCGTGAACGGGCCTTGTGTGTCGAGACGCCAACCGGACGATGGTATTGCCTGGGCGGGCGTGTGCTACAACGAGCAGGAGTGCATAATATTGCACGGCATGCCGATGGACAGCTGTGCCGGCGGATTCGGCGTGTGTTGCGTCT TTCGGTTCGGGTGCGATGGCAGAACGGAGCAGAACGTCAGCTACTTCCACAGCCCGCACTATCCAGCGGCCGCGACGGACTCGCTATCGTGCGGTTTCaccctgctgctgcagcgcacCGTGCGCCAAGTGCTGCTCGAGTTTGTGTTCTTCGAACTGCAGCCGCCCCAGCTCGGTAACTGCGTGGAGGATCAGTTCATCGTGTCGGTGCAGAACGATCAGCGGCCTCACTATCCAGTGTTGTGCGGCATCAACACGGGACAACACA TGTATCTCGACATCGATCGGGCATACTCACACAGTTTGTATCTGAGCACAGTCTTTAACTCAAAACAACCGCGGGCCTTTCTCGTGAAGATAACGCAG CTGACGACGATCCGCGCTCCGGCAGGCTGCCTGCAATTTCATGAGGGCGTGAGTGGGGTGCTGAAGTCATTCAACTACGACAACGGGTCGGTTCTAGTGACAAACCGCAAGGCAAGCTATTTC AACAATCTAAACTACGCCATCTGCATCCGCCGCCACAAAATGTTCTGTAATGTGGTGATCACCAACACGGACGCGGCCAACGGCAGGGAAAACACGTTTCAGCTCGTGAACATTGCGAAAG ATGGGAGCAGTCTCGTGCCGCCCGACCAAGCTGGGATAGAGGTGTTTAGCTGTCCGGACGATTTCATCGCCATCGACTTTGTACGGCTATGCGGTGAGCGGCTGAATGATGGTAGTCTGGTGACGGACGCCAGCATCAACCAGCCGGTCACGTACGGGAGTGCCGGTCCAATCGTGATAGCGGTTCGGACTGACCAAGCGACAGTTGGGCGCGGGTTCAATCTTGCCTACATGCAGCTCGTTTGTACGGTACAAACACACTCCAGGGATCATCAGGTTGTGGATTTACTACCTTGA
- the LOC121596071 gene encoding uncharacterized protein LOC121596071: MAQQKFFSGLTEDMIKRAAGERPDRQKTQFYWPDEDAPKPAILTDVTPSINGRPHQSSRRSWTASSGSTAVDSPATPHYHHQSIWEPLVRDRHPKHAESHIQFYDGVGSSFTELEHTRAHERHRIEQFLRHQSEDETGEAARAKRLSTLQSNIVFYDYCTPVALSVNGSARDRQTHTEDRERADEQDASELNELDFDDRSSYRSGTVCSSTTGGYRRSTSELPEHKRNSQRHLRSSINFHNGCATADDREDPRKPVTVREPATNRVVVGLPNL; the protein is encoded by the coding sequence ATGGCGCAGCAAAAGTTCTTCTCCGGTCTGACTGAGGACATGATCAAGCGGGCTGCGGGCGAGCGGCCAGACCGCCAAAAAACACAATTCTACTGGCCTGACGAGGACGCCCCCAAACCGGCAATACTCACAGACGTGACCCCCTCAATCAATGGTCGTCCACATCAATCAAGCCGAAGGTCATGGACAGCGAGCAGTGGTAGTACTGCCGTCGACTCGCCTGCCACACCCCACTATCACCATCAATCAATTTGGGAGCCTTTAGTGCGGGACCGCCATCCAAAGCACGCCGAATCGCACATCCAGTTCTACGACGGTGTTGGCTCCTCGTTCACCGAGCTGGAGCACACGCGGGCGCACGAGCGCCATCGGATCGAGCAGTTCCTGCGCCACCAGTCAGAGGATGAGACGGGCGAGGCGGCTCGGGCTAAGCGTCTCAGCACTTTGCAGTCCAATATCGTGTTTTACGACTACTGCACGCCTGTCGCATTGTCAGTGAACGGGAGCGCCAGAGATCGGCAAACGCACACAGAAGACCGGGAGCGAGCGGACGAGCAGGACGCATCGGAGCTCAATGAGCTCGATTTTGATGACCGCAGCAGTTACCGGTCGGGCACGGTCTGCTCGTCCACCACCGGCGGTTACCGGCGGTCGACGTCCGAGTTGCCTGAGCACAAGCGCAACTCCCAACGGCACCTACGATCCAGCATCAACTTCCACAACGGGTGCGCAACCGCTGACGACCGGGAGGATCCGCGGAAACCGGTCACCGTGCGCGAGCCGGCCACGAACCGAGTGGTTGTCGGGTTGCCGAACCTGTAG